A region from the Hyalangium gracile genome encodes:
- a CDS encoding serine hydrolase domain-containing protein, which yields MHLPSHLVAKFAVLLLLGLAVSRPAAAQGPVRARIDTFVREEMARQKVPGVAIGIVKQGKVFLAKGYGFANLEHKVPVLPETIFQSGSIGKQFTAAAVMLQVEAGKLALSDPLTKFFPDAPASWQGITVRHLLTHTSGIPDLEGTLDYRKDYTDEELARFCYALPLDFPPGSRWSYSNSGYVLLGIIVNRTAGVFYGQVLAQQVFKPAGMTTARMISEADIVPHRAAGYRLDKGEVKNQEWVSPSLNSTGDGSLYFSLRDMIAWDAAVQARAVLTPASWQEILTPVRLNSGATYPYGFGWMLDERGGKPLHQHGGAWQGFTTHYARFLGDSLSIIVLTNSSDANPGRFTDGIAALLNPALGLLALKPIPDAEPQVTTKLATFLEQARAGTLTAANFAYMRGGFTPERAKAYQEHLQTLGPAGPLVLLERATMGDDRVYKYKVPFGAKSFLLTIGLTPDDRVTIFRLREQ from the coding sequence GTGCATCTCCCCTCTCACCTCGTCGCGAAGTTCGCGGTCCTCCTGCTGCTGGGGCTCGCCGTCTCCCGCCCCGCCGCCGCCCAGGGCCCCGTCCGAGCGCGGATCGACACGTTCGTGCGCGAGGAGATGGCGCGCCAGAAGGTGCCCGGCGTCGCCATTGGCATCGTCAAGCAGGGCAAGGTGTTCCTGGCCAAGGGCTATGGCTTCGCCAACCTCGAGCACAAGGTCCCCGTCCTCCCGGAGACCATCTTCCAGTCCGGCTCCATCGGCAAGCAGTTCACCGCCGCGGCCGTGATGCTCCAGGTGGAGGCCGGCAAGCTGGCGCTGTCCGATCCCCTGACGAAGTTCTTTCCCGATGCTCCCGCCTCCTGGCAGGGCATCACCGTGCGCCACCTGCTCACGCACACCTCGGGCATCCCGGATCTCGAAGGCACGCTCGACTACCGCAAGGACTACACCGATGAGGAGCTGGCGCGCTTCTGCTACGCGCTGCCGCTCGACTTCCCTCCCGGCTCGCGCTGGAGCTACAGCAACAGCGGCTACGTGCTGCTGGGCATCATCGTCAACCGAACCGCGGGCGTCTTCTACGGGCAGGTCCTCGCCCAGCAGGTCTTCAAGCCCGCGGGCATGACGACGGCGAGGATGATCAGCGAGGCGGACATCGTCCCGCACCGCGCGGCCGGCTACCGCCTGGACAAGGGCGAGGTGAAGAACCAGGAGTGGGTCTCGCCGTCGCTCAACTCCACGGGGGACGGCTCGCTCTACTTCTCCCTGCGGGACATGATCGCCTGGGATGCCGCCGTCCAGGCCCGCGCCGTGCTCACCCCGGCGAGCTGGCAGGAGATCCTCACCCCGGTGCGGCTCAACAGCGGGGCCACCTATCCATACGGCTTCGGGTGGATGCTCGACGAGCGCGGCGGCAAGCCGCTGCACCAGCACGGAGGCGCCTGGCAGGGCTTCACGACCCACTACGCCCGCTTCCTCGGGGACTCGCTCTCCATCATCGTGCTGACCAACTCCAGCGACGCGAACCCCGGCCGCTTCACCGACGGCATCGCCGCGCTCCTCAACCCCGCGCTGGGCCTTCTGGCCCTCAAGCCGATCCCGGACGCGGAGCCCCAGGTCACCACGAAGCTCGCGACGTTTCTCGAGCAGGCCCGGGCCGGGACGCTCACCGCCGCCAACTTCGCCTACATGCGTGGAGGGTTCACCCCGGAGCGTGCGAAGGCATATCAGGAGCATCTGCAAACCCTGGGGCCCGCCGGACCGCTGGTGCTGCTCGAGCGCGCCACGATGGGGGATGACCGGGTCTACAAGTACAAGGTGCCGTTCGGCGCCAAGAGCTTCCTCTTGACCATCGGGCTCACACCGGACGATCGGGTGACGATCTTCCGGCTGCGCGAGCAGTGA
- a CDS encoding NADAR family protein — MTVEQRRFTFFWQQESPFSQWHPAKFVVKGKRFTCAEQYMMYGKAELFGDMEVASRILSSSSPKTQKALGRKVGRFDERVWQRERERIVYEGNHAKFTQNPELLELLLATAGTELVEASPTDRIWGVGLSQEDPRIQNPSQWRGQNLLGKVLTRLREDLLASHK; from the coding sequence ATGACTGTCGAGCAGCGTCGGTTCACCTTCTTCTGGCAGCAGGAGTCTCCCTTCTCGCAGTGGCACCCCGCGAAGTTCGTGGTGAAGGGCAAGCGCTTCACCTGCGCCGAGCAGTACATGATGTACGGCAAGGCGGAGCTGTTCGGAGACATGGAGGTGGCCTCGCGCATCCTGTCCTCCAGCTCGCCCAAGACGCAGAAGGCGCTGGGCCGCAAGGTGGGCCGCTTCGACGAGCGCGTGTGGCAGCGTGAGCGCGAGCGCATCGTGTACGAGGGCAACCACGCCAAGTTCACCCAGAACCCCGAGCTGCTGGAGCTGCTGCTGGCCACGGCGGGCACGGAGCTGGTGGAGGCCAGCCCCACGGATCGAATCTGGGGCGTGGGCCTGTCCCAGGAGGATCCCCGCATCCAGAACCCCTCGCAGTGGCGAGGGCAGAACCTGCTGGGCAAGGTGCTCACGCGTCTGCGGGAGGACTTGCTCGCCAGCCACAAGTGA
- a CDS encoding mersacidin/lichenicidin family type 2 lantibiotic: MRLLAGARGWAPGWSGRGRDVTRKLPVARQDHHNEQWRHSLRTRPSAEGRAALPECPAGRPLDELDEASLADVVGGFPGPDQHRCRTRCELV; the protein is encoded by the coding sequence ATGCGGCTCCTTGCAGGTGCCCGGGGGTGGGCACCCGGATGGAGTGGCCGCGGGAGAGATGTGACGAGGAAGCTGCCGGTGGCCCGCCAGGACCATCACAACGAGCAATGGCGGCACTCCCTCCGGACCCGGCCCTCGGCCGAGGGGCGCGCGGCGCTGCCTGAGTGCCCCGCCGGCAGGCCGCTCGACGAGTTGGACGAAGCCAGCCTCGCCGACGTCGTGGGCGGCTTCCCCGGGCCGGACCAGCACAGGTGCCGGACTCGTTGCGAACTGGTATGA
- a CDS encoding mersacidin/lichenicidin family type 2 lantibiotic, with protein MKRETIIRAWKDPQFRASLTSEERAALPECPAGPAFTELEESALEEAVGGGAAFYEFDEGCICSKYTGTRTFPTTTRDFVINQRDLVVLEAFDVVRF; from the coding sequence ATGAAGCGAGAGACCATCATCCGCGCCTGGAAGGACCCGCAGTTCCGCGCCAGCCTCACCTCGGAGGAGCGCGCCGCGCTGCCCGAGTGCCCGGCCGGCCCGGCGTTCACCGAGCTGGAGGAGAGCGCGCTGGAGGAGGCCGTCGGCGGTGGCGCCGCCTTCTACGAGTTCGATGAGGGGTGCATCTGCTCGAAGTACACGGGCACCAGGACGTTCCCCACCACCACTCGCGACTTCGTCATCAACCAGCGAGACCTGGTCGTCCTCGAGGCGTTCGACGTCGTGCGGTTCTGA
- a CDS encoding SPFH domain-containing protein — MISTLIGAAIGFIGMAVALPIFFGLLRLFGFYTIVQERSCHVYVLFGSVVLTLDEPGLHLLWPKLGWKGLFIRLLGTCHVVDLRLDQQYLRSQAVNSEEGAPMGIGIWYEMYVSDPKRFLFENADPRGSLAANVSNAVVRCLSNMKLAAMLETRHEMSRAVRAEVSPKSHEWGYKLGSVYVRKVHFRDAQMIRQIEEKVVNRLRQVTSAIRQDGANQVSIITSTAERQSAVEFARAAALRPQIVGAALQKIGEDPEVLQGTFELLETQRLLESGALLTLVPDGARVELLNQLPAQTPEPERRRKGDRER; from the coding sequence ATGATTAGCACCCTGATCGGCGCGGCCATCGGCTTCATCGGGATGGCCGTGGCGCTGCCCATCTTCTTCGGGCTGCTGCGGCTGTTCGGCTTCTACACCATCGTGCAGGAGCGCTCGTGCCACGTGTACGTGCTCTTCGGCTCGGTGGTGCTCACGCTGGACGAGCCCGGGCTCCACCTGCTGTGGCCCAAGCTCGGCTGGAAGGGGCTCTTCATCCGCCTGCTGGGCACCTGCCACGTGGTGGATCTGCGGCTGGATCAGCAGTACCTGCGCAGCCAGGCGGTGAACTCCGAGGAGGGCGCGCCCATGGGCATCGGCATCTGGTACGAGATGTACGTCTCGGACCCCAAGCGCTTCCTCTTCGAGAACGCGGACCCGCGCGGCAGCCTGGCGGCCAACGTGAGCAACGCGGTGGTGCGCTGCCTGTCCAACATGAAGCTGGCCGCCATGCTGGAGACGCGGCACGAGATGAGCCGCGCGGTGCGCGCCGAGGTGAGCCCCAAGAGCCACGAGTGGGGCTACAAGCTGGGCAGCGTGTACGTGCGCAAGGTGCACTTCCGCGACGCGCAGATGATTCGCCAGATCGAGGAGAAGGTCGTCAACCGGCTGCGCCAGGTGACCAGCGCCATCCGCCAGGACGGCGCCAACCAGGTCAGCATCATCACCAGCACCGCCGAGCGACAAAGCGCGGTGGAGTTCGCCCGCGCCGCGGCGCTGCGGCCGCAGATCGTCGGCGCGGCGCTCCAGAAGATTGGCGAGGACCCCGAGGTGCTGCAGGGGACGTTCGAGCTGCTGGAGACCCAGCGGCTGCTGGAGAGCGGGGCGCTGCTCACGCTGGTGCCGGACGGGGCCCGCGTCGAGCTGCTGAACCAGCTGCCCGCGCAGACTCCGGAGCCCGAGCGCCGCCGCAAGGGCGATCGGGAGCGGTGA
- a CDS encoding type 2 lanthipeptide synthetase LanM family protein → MHARSPAFPWKKATFLHERTPVEALASPPGSEDSLRRAEHRASAWRQVMSVDEGTLEERLRSVGLDREGFLHVLAQAETDPHGSADQSWEELLQEVLSDGASEEPLPAVFAAPSGPGKPGLPFSGILHPFLRLGAARLRAGLVELRARHPSEVPLASPGVEATLLEALAVRLHELASRVLILELNVARMMDQLSGSTPQERFHDFATVRLQQPRVRAALLEEYPVLARLMVTTLERWRETSLELLGHLAADRELLERTFLGGGALGTLEALQGGISDVHRQGRGVFLLRFSSGLRLVYKPKSLAVDVRFQQLLDWLNPRGLRHPHRVLTVLDRGTYGWVEFVRPTGCDSRQALQRFYWRQGSFLALLHLLSAVDFHLENLIASGEFPVLVDLEALFHHRAPLEAGERARSRAWGLLNQSIVSVGMLPLFLFGREGRAGLDMSGLGGEAGQLTPQRVPMVEASGSDTMRVVRRQGVMAGSNNRPMLGDAPADASEFTEELVQGFEETYALLSREREALAPRLRAFADVEVRYIARATQRYAMLLQESHHPDFLRDGLERDKVLDHLWAEVTQLPALRRLLPFEHADLRLGDIPFFTARPGQRHLWSSTGECIPDYFAQDSLGDVLQRLERMEQRDCALQVSFIRKAMVSLDKGRTSARVAPASDDEALLPAATPEECLAAAVAIGEDLAAKAIRGSTDACWIGLNLEDLQQWRWSLSPIGMDLYEGLGGLALFFGYLARRTGRADFEALARATLEPIREDWRKPGRGGGTGVGVFVGRGAAVYVLGHLAALWSEPVLMEELLAGLPALEALVDSDARLDLLSGAAGLAVTLIGLHRRTADARLLEMARRCGERLVATAVPVSEGAVGWKGEVGVVPLSGFSHGAAGICWALLELAEATGDARYRELALQGLTYERSLFVPERGNWKDLRVPGTTDTHSMAMWCHGAAGIALGRLLSLRHLDGPRVREELATALATTLRGGFGGNHCLCHGDVGNLEVLHLAGSVLGEPGWTQAALQRAAVVLRQGREGGWRCGLPRGSESPGLLMGLAGIGYGLLRLSAPEQVPGILSLDAPR, encoded by the coding sequence ATGCACGCGCGCTCACCCGCATTCCCCTGGAAGAAGGCGACGTTCCTCCACGAGCGGACCCCGGTGGAGGCCTTGGCCTCACCTCCAGGAAGCGAGGACTCGCTCCGGCGGGCCGAGCACCGCGCGAGCGCCTGGCGTCAGGTGATGTCCGTCGACGAGGGGACGCTCGAGGAGCGCCTGAGGAGCGTCGGGCTCGACCGGGAGGGTTTCCTTCACGTGCTGGCCCAGGCGGAGACCGACCCCCACGGCTCCGCCGACCAGTCCTGGGAGGAGCTCCTCCAGGAGGTGCTCTCTGACGGCGCCTCGGAGGAGCCGCTGCCCGCGGTGTTCGCCGCGCCCTCGGGCCCTGGCAAGCCGGGGCTGCCGTTCTCCGGCATCCTCCACCCGTTCCTTCGGCTCGGGGCGGCGCGGCTGCGAGCGGGCCTGGTGGAGCTGAGGGCGCGCCACCCTTCGGAGGTGCCGCTCGCGAGCCCCGGTGTCGAAGCCACTCTGCTGGAGGCGCTGGCCGTGCGGCTGCACGAGCTGGCCTCTCGTGTCCTCATCCTGGAGCTCAATGTGGCTCGGATGATGGACCAGCTCTCGGGGAGCACCCCGCAGGAGCGGTTCCACGATTTCGCCACGGTCCGGCTCCAGCAGCCGCGCGTCCGCGCCGCGCTCCTGGAGGAGTACCCCGTGCTGGCCCGGCTGATGGTCACCACCCTGGAGCGCTGGCGGGAGACCAGCCTGGAGCTGCTGGGGCACCTCGCAGCGGATCGCGAGCTGCTGGAGCGGACGTTCCTCGGGGGCGGCGCGCTCGGCACGCTCGAGGCCCTGCAGGGCGGCATCTCGGATGTGCACCGGCAGGGCCGCGGCGTCTTCCTGCTGCGGTTCAGCTCGGGGCTGCGGCTCGTCTACAAGCCGAAGTCCCTGGCGGTGGACGTGCGCTTCCAGCAGCTGCTCGACTGGCTCAACCCGCGAGGGCTGCGCCATCCGCACCGCGTGCTCACCGTGCTGGACCGAGGCACCTATGGCTGGGTCGAGTTCGTGCGCCCCACCGGCTGTGACTCGCGCCAGGCGCTCCAGCGCTTCTATTGGAGACAGGGCAGCTTCCTGGCGCTGCTCCACCTGCTGTCCGCCGTGGACTTCCACCTGGAGAACCTGATCGCCTCGGGCGAGTTCCCGGTGCTGGTGGACCTGGAGGCGCTCTTCCACCACCGCGCTCCCTTGGAGGCGGGAGAGCGGGCGCGCTCGCGCGCGTGGGGGCTGCTGAATCAGTCCATCGTCTCCGTGGGCATGCTGCCGCTGTTCCTCTTCGGGCGCGAGGGCAGGGCCGGGCTCGACATGAGCGGGCTCGGAGGCGAGGCCGGACAGCTCACGCCGCAACGCGTGCCCATGGTGGAGGCGTCCGGCAGCGACACCATGCGGGTGGTCCGCCGCCAGGGAGTGATGGCGGGCTCGAACAACCGCCCGATGCTGGGAGACGCGCCGGCGGACGCCTCCGAGTTCACCGAGGAGCTCGTCCAGGGCTTCGAGGAGACGTACGCCCTGCTGTCGCGCGAGCGCGAGGCCCTGGCGCCCCGGCTGCGCGCCTTCGCGGACGTGGAGGTCCGGTACATCGCCCGCGCCACCCAGCGCTACGCGATGCTTCTCCAGGAGAGCCACCATCCGGACTTCCTCCGCGATGGACTGGAGCGGGACAAGGTGCTCGATCACCTGTGGGCCGAGGTGACGCAGCTGCCCGCCCTGCGCAGGCTCCTCCCGTTCGAGCACGCGGACCTGCGCCTGGGAGACATCCCCTTCTTCACGGCGCGCCCGGGCCAGCGCCACCTGTGGAGCAGCACCGGCGAGTGCATCCCGGACTACTTCGCGCAGGACAGCCTGGGAGACGTGCTCCAGCGGCTCGAGCGGATGGAGCAGCGCGACTGCGCCCTGCAGGTGTCGTTCATCCGCAAGGCGATGGTGTCGCTCGACAAGGGCCGGACCTCCGCCCGGGTGGCTCCCGCCTCGGACGACGAGGCGCTCCTTCCCGCCGCTACACCCGAGGAGTGTCTGGCCGCGGCCGTCGCCATCGGCGAGGACCTCGCGGCCAAGGCCATCCGTGGGAGCACGGATGCGTGCTGGATCGGCCTGAACCTGGAGGACCTGCAGCAGTGGCGCTGGAGCCTGTCTCCCATCGGCATGGACCTCTACGAGGGGCTGGGAGGGCTGGCCCTCTTCTTCGGCTACCTGGCGCGGAGGACGGGGCGCGCCGACTTCGAGGCGCTCGCGCGTGCCACCCTGGAGCCGATACGGGAGGACTGGCGCAAGCCGGGCCGAGGCGGCGGCACGGGAGTGGGGGTGTTCGTCGGACGCGGCGCCGCCGTGTACGTGCTCGGCCACCTGGCCGCGCTCTGGAGCGAGCCCGTGTTGATGGAGGAGCTGCTGGCCGGGCTGCCCGCGCTGGAGGCGCTCGTGGACAGCGACGCGCGGCTGGATCTGCTGAGCGGCGCGGCCGGGCTCGCGGTGACGTTGATCGGCCTGCACCGGCGGACGGCAGACGCCCGTCTGCTGGAGATGGCGCGGCGGTGTGGGGAGCGGCTCGTGGCCACGGCGGTGCCCGTCTCGGAGGGTGCGGTCGGCTGGAAGGGCGAGGTGGGCGTGGTGCCGCTGTCCGGCTTCTCCCATGGCGCGGCGGGCATCTGCTGGGCGCTGCTGGAGCTGGCCGAGGCGACGGGAGACGCACGCTACCGGGAGCTGGCGCTCCAGGGGCTCACCTACGAGCGCTCGCTCTTCGTCCCGGAGCGGGGGAACTGGAAGGACCTGCGCGTCCCCGGCACCACGGACACCCACTCCATGGCCATGTGGTGCCACGGCGCGGCGGGCATCGCGCTCGGGCGGTTGCTGTCGCTCCGGCACCTGGACGGGCCGCGGGTGCGCGAGGAGCTGGCGACGGCGCTCGCGACGACGCTGCGCGGAGGCTTCGGCGGCAACCACTGCCTGTGCCACGGGGACGTGGGCAACCTGGAGGTGCTGCACCTGGCGGGCTCGGTGCTGGGCGAGCCTGGCTGGACGCAGGCGGCGCTCCAGCGCGCGGCCGTCGTCCTCCGCCAGGGCCGCGAGGGAGGCTGGCGCTGCGGGCTGCCCCGAGGCAGCGAGAGCCCCGGACTGCTCATGGGCCTCGCCGGCATCGGCTACGGCCTGCTCCGGCTCTCCGCGCCCGAGCAGGTGCCTGGCATCCTCTCCCTGGACGCGCCCCGCTGA
- a CDS encoding SPFH domain-containing protein, with product MDPFDTFLLEVLGGVPLGVLAYLLLRCVVGGLFTVDQNERAVKVRLGRAERLAEGLTNRTGPLSEGLARTDEDRYVYPQLLVIRPGGPYFKWPWEQVRKVSVATQTLNMAYDPDNPEANQNGTVIEAVTKDQLNTGLTGQLRYRVSENNLYAFLFGVKQPISHVMGFFVSVLRQRIANFEAPPAPPDPSVSRIEASIVSGVSINDLRKNLRDLNEHMDHECKGSESRYGVVLEASLITGIDPPEEVESALAAINTAHNHVSSDISLAQASADQKIVQSRRAVEIETLRAQAEVEPLLALSNQLSLLKRSGPGVLQAYLRNIRLGLYQKAQSVFMGVKHD from the coding sequence ATGGACCCTTTCGACACCTTCCTCCTCGAAGTCCTCGGCGGCGTGCCGCTAGGCGTGCTCGCCTACCTGCTCCTGCGCTGCGTGGTGGGCGGCCTGTTCACCGTGGACCAGAACGAGCGCGCCGTGAAGGTGCGCCTGGGCCGCGCCGAGCGTCTGGCGGAGGGGCTCACCAACCGCACCGGGCCGCTGTCCGAGGGCCTCGCGCGCACGGACGAGGACCGCTACGTCTACCCGCAGCTGCTCGTCATCCGCCCCGGTGGCCCCTACTTCAAGTGGCCCTGGGAGCAGGTGCGCAAGGTGTCGGTGGCCACGCAGACGCTCAACATGGCCTATGACCCGGACAACCCGGAGGCCAACCAGAACGGCACCGTCATCGAGGCCGTCACCAAGGATCAGCTCAACACCGGGCTGACCGGCCAGCTGCGCTACCGCGTCTCCGAGAACAACCTCTACGCCTTCCTCTTCGGCGTGAAGCAGCCCATCTCGCACGTCATGGGCTTCTTCGTCTCCGTGCTGCGCCAGCGCATCGCCAACTTCGAGGCGCCCCCCGCCCCGCCGGACCCCTCCGTCTCCCGCATCGAGGCGAGCATCGTGTCGGGCGTCTCCATCAATGACCTGCGCAAGAACCTGAGGGACCTCAACGAGCACATGGACCACGAGTGCAAGGGCAGCGAGTCCCGCTACGGCGTAGTGCTCGAGGCCTCGCTCATCACCGGCATCGATCCACCGGAGGAGGTGGAGAGCGCCCTGGCCGCCATCAACACGGCGCACAACCACGTCTCCAGCGACATCAGCCTGGCCCAGGCCTCCGCGGACCAGAAGATCGTCCAGAGCCGGCGCGCGGTGGAGATCGAGACGCTCCGGGCCCAGGCCGAGGTGGAGCCGCTCCTGGCCCTGTCCAACCAGTTGTCACTGCTCAAGCGCAGCGGCCCGGGCGTGCTCCAGGCCTACCTGCGCAACATCCGCCTGGGGCTGTACCAGAAGGCGCAGTCGGTGTTCATGGGGGTGAAGCATGATTAG
- a CDS encoding SDR family NAD(P)-dependent oxidoreductase has translation MTTTKVAAVFGVGPGLGASVARRFAKEGYAVALLARGEAGLREVHGDITRDGGRAAVFPADAGEASSISAAFARLRAELGPPEVLVYNAGAFQMGGILELDPEAFESAWRANCLGGFLCAREVLPAMLERGRGTLLFTGATASLRGGARFAGLAVGKFGLRALAQSMAREFGPRGIHVAHVVIDGQIDTPRVRGMMPGRDTSTMLSPDAIAETYWQLHQQHPSAWTQELDVRPAPEKF, from the coding sequence ATGACGACGACCAAGGTGGCAGCCGTGTTCGGGGTGGGGCCGGGCCTGGGCGCTTCGGTGGCGCGACGCTTCGCGAAGGAAGGCTATGCGGTGGCGCTGCTCGCGCGAGGCGAGGCCGGGCTGCGCGAGGTGCACGGGGACATCACTCGGGACGGCGGCCGGGCGGCGGTGTTCCCCGCGGACGCGGGAGAGGCCAGCTCCATCTCGGCCGCGTTCGCCCGGCTGCGAGCGGAGCTGGGGCCGCCAGAGGTGCTCGTCTACAACGCGGGCGCCTTCCAGATGGGAGGCATCCTGGAGCTCGACCCGGAGGCCTTCGAGTCCGCCTGGCGGGCGAACTGTCTCGGCGGCTTCCTGTGTGCCCGCGAGGTGCTCCCCGCGATGCTCGAGCGCGGTCGCGGCACCCTGCTCTTCACCGGGGCCACCGCCTCTCTGCGAGGGGGTGCCCGCTTCGCGGGGCTGGCCGTGGGCAAGTTCGGGCTGCGAGCGCTCGCGCAGTCCATGGCGCGCGAGTTCGGGCCGCGCGGCATCCACGTGGCCCACGTCGTCATCGACGGGCAGATCGACACCCCGCGCGTGCGCGGAATGATGCCAGGCCGAGACACCTCGACGATGCTCTCGCCGGACGCCATCGCGGAGACCTACTGGCAGCTCCACCAGCAGCACCCCTCCGCGTGGACCCAGGAGCTGGACGTGCGCCCCGCTCCGGAGAAGTTCTAG
- a CDS encoding mersacidin/lichenicidin family type 2 lantibiotic encodes MKTDLIIRAWKDPEFRARLSPEERAALPDSPSGRSMTELNEEELHDIIGGRSVKDVMGGNTGCTGPVEPTCGIVMCPIRPLEM; translated from the coding sequence ATGAAGACCGATCTGATCATCCGAGCCTGGAAGGACCCGGAGTTCCGTGCCCGCCTCTCTCCCGAGGAGCGGGCCGCGCTCCCCGACAGCCCGTCGGGCCGGTCGATGACCGAGCTCAACGAGGAGGAGCTGCACGACATCATCGGCGGCAGGAGCGTCAAGGACGTGATGGGCGGCAACACGGGCTGCACCGGACCTGTCGAGCCCACGTGCGGCATCGTCATGTGTCCCATCCGCCCGCTGGAGATGTGA
- a CDS encoding macro domain-containing protein, with product MVRVVEGDLLDQRVDAIVNAWNRNIIPWWLLLPQGVSGAIKRRAGLQPFRELARVGPMPLGSAVVTSAGRLPYQGIIHVAGINMLWRASERSIRDSVANALAKAREYGFRSLAFPIIGAGSGSFDEARALEVMRVALEAGAGELDVTVVRFRRR from the coding sequence ATGGTGCGCGTCGTCGAGGGAGACCTGCTGGACCAGCGCGTGGACGCCATCGTCAACGCGTGGAACCGGAACATCATCCCCTGGTGGCTGCTGCTGCCGCAGGGCGTGTCCGGAGCCATCAAGCGGCGCGCGGGCCTCCAGCCCTTCCGTGAGCTGGCCCGCGTGGGCCCCATGCCCCTGGGCTCGGCCGTCGTGACCTCCGCGGGCCGCCTGCCGTATCAGGGCATCATCCACGTGGCGGGCATCAACATGCTCTGGCGAGCCTCCGAGCGGTCCATCCGGGACTCGGTGGCCAACGCGCTCGCGAAGGCGCGGGAGTACGGGTTCCGCTCGCTGGCGTTCCCCATCATCGGTGCGGGCAGTGGCAGCTTCGACGAGGCGCGGGCGCTCGAGGTGATGCGCGTTGCCTTGGAGGCCGGAGCGGGGGAGCTCGACGTGACGGTGGTGCGCTTCCGCCGCCGGTGA
- a CDS encoding DUF1338 domain-containing protein, with product MSSPATRLLDLLWDRYAAEVPYARTFVQLSGGSFRNDHVALRTLARPGSGIAMFERVFERLGWRRAGEYTFPDTHLAAIYMSHPDGLPRVFISELKAQELSPRARQLLATLPEDPPPPESIEALASWFSAPPPPQESALLELEKESQYGAWLLAFGRKVNHFTGAVDDVEVWQRRMREAGVPMKADIEGAPGTHLRQTATHAAPLPVTLHGGGTRPWPYAYFEIAQRAPGFDGFLGPQARALFDMTKRDIQ from the coding sequence ATGAGCTCTCCCGCCACCCGCCTGCTGGACCTGCTGTGGGACCGTTATGCCGCCGAAGTGCCCTATGCGCGGACGTTCGTGCAGCTGTCCGGTGGCTCCTTCCGCAATGACCACGTCGCGCTGCGCACGCTGGCCCGGCCCGGGAGCGGCATCGCGATGTTCGAGCGCGTCTTCGAGCGCCTGGGCTGGCGGCGCGCGGGCGAGTACACCTTCCCGGACACGCACCTGGCCGCCATCTACATGTCCCATCCGGACGGGCTGCCGCGCGTCTTCATCTCCGAGCTGAAGGCCCAGGAGCTCTCGCCCAGGGCCCGGCAGCTGCTGGCCACGCTGCCCGAGGATCCACCGCCCCCCGAGTCCATCGAGGCGCTGGCCAGCTGGTTCTCCGCGCCGCCGCCGCCCCAGGAGTCCGCGCTGCTGGAGCTGGAGAAGGAGTCTCAGTACGGAGCGTGGCTGCTCGCGTTCGGCCGCAAGGTGAACCACTTCACGGGCGCGGTGGACGACGTGGAGGTGTGGCAGCGGCGGATGCGCGAGGCCGGCGTGCCCATGAAGGCGGACATCGAGGGCGCACCGGGGACACACCTGCGGCAGACGGCCACGCACGCGGCGCCGCTCCCCGTCACGTTGCACGGTGGCGGCACGCGCCCGTGGCCCTACGCCTACTTCGAGATCGCCCAGCGCGCCCCCGGCTTCGACGGCTTCCTCGGCCCGCAGGCCCGCGCCCTCTTCGACATGACGAAGCGCGATATCCAGTAA